From the genome of Salvia splendens isolate huo1 chromosome 7, SspV2, whole genome shotgun sequence:
GGAGAATGGGCCGCGTTTGACAGCTGTAGGCTTGACTTTATCTGGACTATTCTGCCGTTTCACAACCTAATCCATCTGTAGATTTTATGACTTTATTTGTTCTTTTCTCCTATAGATTTTGCTCACAGTCAAGGCATAATTCTTTTGTGGAAAAAGTAAAGTAACATTCCACgaagaattatactactacaaaATTACGCTAATCTTTGATTTagatattttactttaattttcaaAGAAATTCtgatacataaaaaaaaagtactaataaAATCATCAGCGTTATCCAAAAACATCATCGTACAATTCGGTGCGGCCGGTCATAATCCAACAAAAAATTGTCCAACAATTATTGCATTCTCTCTCTATGCTAGCTTCTTCAGACATGGATTCGCCCCTAATTTATTTCAGCTATGCTGCGGCCCACATgaatttctatatatatttataataatgggAGGAAGGACGAAATGCGGAAAGCTTAATATGGGGGGTGGATAGAAATCTTTCTCGAATCTTCACACCCCCCTTTTTTATTTCCCATTTGTTTTTTTGTTCATCATTTTTTCGAATTCAAGGTTTCTGCGCATTGTTTTCTGACTGGTACGCTTTTGATCTCATGTTACATATTGCATTATTGTTCGATGAAatgtttgttgatttttttgtttatgaTTTGATCAGGAGAGATTATATTGATTGATTCGTTTATTCTGAGATTTTTGGGAAAATTTATTCCCAaaatttcagagccctagctgcACAATTCTGTGTGGTGTGATAATTGGTTTGTTATTTTCATTCTCGATGCGTTTGAGGGTTTGGTTAGAAAGAGAGAATTTGTGATTGATATCATTTTAGTGAGAGGATCGATCATAAATGGAGCACAAAGAGAAAGAATTTGTGATTGATATTGAAAATGGTGATGCTAATGGGAGTAAGGATTCATCCTCTGATTCCACATGGGGGAAGAAGATTTTGAAAAGGATTGGCAGTGGGATTTTGAATTTAAATGGATCTGTTGATGATGAAGCCGGGGTGAAATCGGATGTTGGTACAGAAGAAGAGCTTGATAAAGAGACGACGAAATTGTTGAGTGATAAGGCTCGGGGAGGGGAGGAGGGTGAGGGGGTAGTGCCCCCTGTCGAGAGGGACAATGAGAGGGGAGGAGAGGGGCGGGCTCCCCCTGTTGAGAAGGAGAGACGGAAGGGTGGGAAGGCGAAGAAGGCTGCAAAGCCTCCTCGGCCTCCAAAGGGTCCGACCTTGGATGCTGCGGACATGAGGTTGCTCAAGGAGATATCTAGGCTTGCTATTAAGAAGCGTGAGAGGATGGAACATTTGAAGGCATTGAAGAAGAATAAATCGCCCAAATTGTCATCCCCATCATCTTCTTCGTCGTCGTCATCAGCATGTTCATCTGCTGCAACCATCTCAGCCATGTTCgtcactattttcttttttctcgtGTTAATCTTACGAGGTATAATCACCATTTTCTCCACACTATCATATTTTACTGACAACTGTTTCtattgtttcatttttgttagGAATTGCATCAAATATATGCGTAGATAATGAAGTCATTCGCATATTGGTGTTTAATAAGTACTAGTATGTGTCAAGAATTGCAAGGAAAATGCAGATTTTGTTAGGATTTTCATTTATGCTTTTGAAGTTTACTTAATTTGTTAAAGTTTGATATGTCATGTGAGGAGAGATGTGTCCTATGATTTCACTCAATCAAACTTCCAATGTGGATTGCTTTCATAGTCTTTCCCTTTTTGTTAGGAACCGAATTCATAGCTAGTTTTTTTCTTAACGAAGTAGTATTACTACAATAAAGTGTTCACTGGAACCGAGTAAATGAAATTTATGCACTAAATCGATTAGAGACTATGTTACTGTCTAAAACAAAGATAATCCATATCCATGTTAAAGTGATCCTTCCTTCGAGTTTGCTCTTCATGAAACACAATTCTTCACTACATATCAAGATTAGAACAATGTCGTTAACctcagtattttttttttgtctgcAGGTCTAAACGCGAGCACCAGTTCGACTTTGATAATCACAGGAGCTCCTCAACCTCAGCCACCACCACAAATGAGAGGCTTGTTGCCTGTTCAGTTCTATAAAACTTTTAAATCTAATGGTGGTGGTACACTGAGTTTCTTACCTCCCAAGTGCGTTTTCTCTTAATATCATGCTTCTTGTCTGCACCCTCGTCCACGCATAGACATTGTTTTTGCTCCTTGTAATTCTCCCTCGATTGCTAACTTCATCGATGCAGGTCTACATAATTTCTGTGTGGTACGAGTCTTAGTCTCAGCTGGCTGGAACAGAACAAAGACGAAGATGAAAATGAGGACAAGCGAGCGTCTCCTGAGAAAATGTAGTTTGGGTTCTTGAAATGGTGGAGATCAGATTCTAACCGAGTGCGCATATTTTCTCTCTAACTCTTTGTAAATGAGAAAGTTGTTTGATTCTCTTGCACTAGTTCAAAGTGTTCTTTGTATCTATATAAGccaaatactaataaatataacTTCACTTTTCtttgtttaaattttatgaCAACTATATGTGTATAGCTCGAGCCTTGCTTGGCTCACAGTTTGGTTTATgaccaattttaattttatttcaaaatataatttattataacTGGTtttataagaataatttaattatgaaaatagaATATATTTGAAACACCTAAAATTACTAAAGAGAACAAAGATTAGTTTCGCGGGGGCATATAATATTTCGTTGGCTAATTTAATCATTACTCTTCCCTGATTTTATAGCTCAAATTCTAACAGGAACTAGGACAACTGAAACAACAATTTCGTCATCTGATAAATAAGTTTTAAATTGGCGCGcgattttgttttaattttttggtaCAAATTTTATAATGGCCGTCAAGATTAAGTTCGTGTGTACTAATAGTTTTAAGCAATGTTTTACAAACCCGGACCGGCAAACGAACCGCCAAAGCTACTGGTTCATGGTTCAACCGATCGGACCGGTTAAACCATTTTACTgctgcaaatatatataataaacaaatatatattaaatttagtaaatgataaaatacaattaataatatatcacaaaacattaaaccttatagataattagttctatataaatataaattcagTAAATATAATCAAACAGTATATAAATTGTTGGTTAGTGTATATAAAAAAtctaatatttcatgtattaagtTAATACTAATTCAAAAACGTTTATGtggtaaaataatattataattaaatacgaatcATTACTTAGTTTAGATAAGAATATTCATTAATATCAATAGTTAGGATATATAAATTAAAcatatactataaaaatatttatttttagtaaataatgaaccttatatgaaaaaataatattaatgacAAGTAAAGTATCACTAAAATTTAGAGAaggataattatatatattataattaacaattatattaaagaatataaaattaaaaagaattattagtttacgtagataaaaaaatatttaatgtttaaTGTATAagaatatttaatgttcaaattatTCAATGAGGCCATTGTGTCGgcttgtggtggagtggtagaaATCTTGTTAATTAGAGGAGAGGTCAAGTGCGGTccggttttaaaaaattgattttaagcATGTTGAGAAGTGTTAAGTTCATACATGTATCACCAGTCACTACTAATAGAAACATGACTAAAGTCTAATTTTGGTCCTTTGCATTtgccctaaaattctttttggtctcGTACATTAAGTTTGTAACCTTTTGGTCCCTATCATATTGTTTTGGTACATTTTGGTCCCAAACAAgatcacaaacttaatgtatggaacccaaaaagaattttatgaaaaatgtacgggaccaaaattggactttagtccTAGATTTAAGTAAGTTATTAGATTGATCAAACATTTTTACTGTTAATTTTAACAAAAACTGGTTATTTGGACCAAAAGAATATGTTTGAGACCAAAAGGTACCAATACAATATGTTAGGGACTAAAAGGTCAAAAATTTAATGTATgagaccaaaaagaattttagggcaaatgtaagggaccaaaattagactttagtctaaaaacataaaaaaaaagtttttttcaacatttttgcatgtataacATATTTGTTCTTTAGTGGGAAATTGCAAAATAGAATAAGAATATTTATAATAGCTGTCATGATATTATATCTTTTTTTGGCGATTTTCCATCTGGCTATCAATTGTACATCAACGGTGAGATAAAAAATGGATCACAGAAGGGAGTAAATTAGTTGCCTTTTAAGGCTAgcatttttttgaaataatatgaaatgatcttaacattgATCACGCCAATATTCAATTACTCTTTGAAATATTCAAATATTAacaaaagaaatcaatcacaaTACCATCCATACAAGAATGTTTAATGTGAATTACTATATGCATTTTTAAGTGCGTATGTCATAAGTATTATATTTATCCGTAATTAATTATCACAAATTTGaataaatgtaaagaaaagtagatGAATGTAATTAGCAAACcgtgaattttatttttgtaagtaTATTAACCCATTCATTCATGATTAATTATTATGAGTTGACTCAactcaaattttaagaaatgtgataAAAAGTAgatagaaaaagttagtaaaatgcAATTCTAACTTTTGCTATATatgaataatattaattttataataaaatgtgagtataatgGTTAGCAGAATTTGAGATCTATTatcaaaatagtaaaaagtaaatgagaCCACTAATTGTGTactaaagaaaaaggaaattcaTGTCAATTAATTAAAGTTAACCAATCATTAGCTAATGGAGTAGTGATAAAATATAAGTTGAATGAGTTAGTAAAATGCGTGATACATTACAAAAATAGTATTCCCCTCATCCCAACTAAGCTAAgtcgtaatttattttcataatattcCAACTAAGGTGACtcatttttttaacaaaaaataaaaatatcaaattactCTTACTTTATCTCATTTCATACTTACACTTTCATTTCTCTCGTGGACTACTttactttctattttattttgactttttttaactcatttaacacaatttcttaatatcAAAAAAATGTCTAAATTTAATTGGGACAtggaaataaaaagtaattgtAAACGaataaaaactttttttaaCTCCTttaacataatttcttaatataaaaaaatgtctGAATTTAATTGGGACATGGGaaataaaaagtactccctccatcccagtttaagagtcactTTGTACCATAAaagtccgtcccagtttaagagtcactTTTAGAATTTTCCATATTTGGACATACAATTTTACCCCATTCATCATCAAAATTACATCAAAATGCCATTATCAAtattaaaataaaccaaaataaaaaccCCACATTTAATTAACCCCAAgccctccttgttataggagttgatttgtaatttcctccttcatatatatgatataaatatatgaagttaatttaaaattttttttttttttaaaaaaacccacCCAACCCTTACATTATTCGACTTTCCCCACTCTCTCTCCACTCTCCCGATTGTCTTCTTCGAATTCGGGCGAACCCTAATCGGCGCTTCTGATTTTTCGCCTCTCTAAACCCGCCGTTACTCCATCACCGTTGCCTTATCATGGCTGATGATTGGGTTGCAACGCCGGAGGCGCAGCCAGAAACCCTAATCGTCCCTGACACTCCACCGGAAGTCCTTGACCGGTGGGAAAGCGAACGGATATTCGCCTGAGGTCGTCCCTGGCGTTGATGGGTCTGAAACACCTCCATCATCTGAGGTCGTCCGAGAATCTGAATTTCCTCCATCGATTGGGGTATTCGACG
Proteins encoded in this window:
- the LOC121740943 gene encoding uncharacterized protein LOC121740943 isoform X2 — encoded protein: MEHKEKEFVIDIENGDANGSKDSSSDSTWGKKILKRIGSGILNLNGSVDDEAGVKSDVGTEEELDKETTKLLSDKARGGEEGEGVVPPVERDNERGGEGRAPPVEKERRKGGKAKKAAKPPRPPKGPTLDAADMRLLKEISRLAIKKRERMEHLKALKKNKSPKLSSPSSSSSSSSACSSAATISAMFVTIFFFLVLILRGLNASTSSTLIITGAPQPQPPPQMRGLLPVQFYKTFKSNGGGTLSFLPPKST
- the LOC121740943 gene encoding uncharacterized protein LOC121740943 isoform X1, coding for MEHKEKEFVIDIENGDANGSKDSSSDSTWGKKILKRIGSGILNLNGSVDDEAGVKSDVGTEEELDKETTKLLSDKARGGEEGEGVVPPVERDNERGGEGRAPPVEKERRKGGKAKKAAKPPRPPKGPTLDAADMRLLKEISRLAIKKRERMEHLKALKKNKSPKLSSPSSSSSSSSACSSAATISAMFVTIFFFLVLILRGLNASTSSTLIITGAPQPQPPPQMRGLLPVQFYKTFKSNGGGTLSFLPPKCVFS